ctagtggttagagtgtagaggtggcaggtagcctagtggttagagtgtagaggtggcaggtagcctagtggttagagtgttggactagtaaccggaagattgcaagttcaaatccctgagctgacaaggtacaaatctgtcattctgctcctgaacaggcagttaacccactgttcctaggctgtcattgaaaataagaatttgttcttaactgacttgcctggtaaaatgaaggtgaaataaaattaaaataaacgaTGTGAGAGCGGACTATCCTGCCATGACTCAACCCGCCACCGTAACCCAAAGACGTTTGACCTTCGACCTTCCCTCTTGTGTGAATAAAGAATAAAAGAAAACCTCTTTAAAAGTAAGTCTTTAAAACGTGTTCTCCTACAACAGTGGGGTGATGGATGTAATTCACTGCGGGGTGTACAGGCGAACAGGGCAGGCTGGAAGCGGGTCTATTAATTTGGAAGAGCTCAGTTATGCTGTAAGGAGGgggttgagagaaagagacagagagatagagagataaaatcccatatctactgggtgaaattccacagtgtgccatcacagcagcaagatgtgtgacctgttgccacgagaaaagggcaaccagtggagaacacgcaccattgtaaatacaacccatatctatgcttattttgtacattgttaaaacactgtatatatataatatgacatttagtacattgttatatatatataatatgacatttgtacattgttatagtatatatatataatatgacatttgtaatgtctttattgttttgaaacttctgtatgtgtgatgtttactgttaatttttattgtttatttcactttatatattcactttatatattatctacctcacttgctttggcaatgttaacacgctttcccatgccaataaagccccttgaattgaattgaattgaattgagagagcgagagagagagcgagagaaagagagaaggcgagagagctGTGAACGACCTGAGAGATAAGGCAAGAAGGGCAcctctatgccatcaaaaggaacataaatttcaacataccaattaggatttggccaaaaatacttgaatcagtcatataGCCCATTGCTCTTTATGGTTGTGGGGAGGTCTGGGGTCCGCCACCAACCAAGACTtctacaaaatgggacaaacaccaaattgagactctgcacgcagaattctgcaaaaatatcctccgtgtacaacgtagaacatcaaataatgcatgcagagcagaattaggccgatacccactaattatcaaaatccagaaaagagctgttaaattctataaccacctaaaagggaagtgattcccaaaccttccacaaacAAAAGCCATCACCTAACAGAGAGATGAACTGGAGAAGAGTCCTTGTtggagctggtcctggggctctgttcacaaacacaaacacaccctacagagccccaggacagcagcacaatcaaacctaaccaaatcatgagaaaaacaaaaagataattacttgacatgattggaaagaattaacaaaaaaacagagcaactggaatgctatttggccctacacagagagtacacagcggcagaatacctgaccactgtgactgacccaaaattaaggaaagctttgactatgtacagactcaggcgagcatagccttgctattgagaaaggccgtaggcagacatggctctcaagagaagacaggccatgtgctcactgcccacaaaatgaggtggaaaccgtccgagctgcacttcctaacctttcgcccaatgtatgaccatattagagagacatatttcctcagattacacagatccacaaagaattcgaattttgaaaactcccatatctactggggtGAAattcacagtgtgccatcagagcgcAAGATTTGCACCGCAGCACGAGAGAAAAGGGCAATCCAGTGAAGAAATTaccgcaccattgtaaatacaacccatatctatgcttgtttattttatcttgtgtcttaccatctgtacattgttaaaacactgtatatatataatatgacatttgtaatgtctttattgttttgaacttctgtatgtgtgatgtccactgttaatttttattgtttcaTTCCACCTTTATTATCATCCGACCACCTGCTCTACAACGTCAACACGTCTCCACGCCCAACAAAGTCCCTGAACCGGGAATGAACcgacatatatatatacacaatatatatatatgaatatatatatatatacatttacatactACATAtttagagcaagagagagagagagagagtgagggagagaaagagagagagacagagggagctggagagagacagagagagagagagagagagggctgagagagagagacagagacagagagagatagagagagagagcgagaggcagagcgagagagagagagagagagagagacagagagagacagagagagagagagagagagagagagacagagagagagagagagagagagagagagagagagagacagaaagagactgagacagagagagagagagagagggcgggagagagagagagagagagagagagacagagagagagacagagagagagcagagagagagagagagagagagtgaggagagagagagggagagaggacagagagaggcgagagagacagagagagagagagagagagggcgagagagagagagacagagacagagagagatagagagagagagagagagagagagagagagagagagagagagacagagagagagagagagagagagagatgagagagagagagagagagagagagagagagagagagagagagagagagagacagagagagagagagacagagcgagagagagagagagagagagagagagagacagagacagagagacagagagcgagagagagagagagagagagagagacagagacagagagacagagacagagagagagagagagagagagagagagagagagagagagagagagacagagagagagaggtgagagagagagagagagagagagagagagagaaagagaaagagagacagagggagacagagagagacagagggagacagagagagacagagacagagagagagagagagagagagagagagagagagagagagagagagatagagagagacagagcagagagagagcgagagagagagagacagagagagagagagagagagagaggagagagagagagagagagacagagacagagagcagagagagagagagagagagacagagagagagagagagagagagagagagagagggcagagagagagagacagagggaggcagagagagagagagagagagagagagagagagagagagagagagagagagagagagagaaaatgattgagagggaaggaaggaaaaggAGAGATACTATATGCCGGCTTTGATGTGTGATGGTGAAAAGTTCTGCAGCAGAGTGTGAGCTGCTTCTGATAGGTGCTACTTGATACTGGTGGCCATGTCTCTGCCTTTGACACCCAGTAGAGGTTACATGAAGAATAGAGCATGTCAAGTAAGGAGAGAGTATGACGGCATGCCTCTGTCAAATGGTCGCTGAACATTTCTTGAAATACTGCTGGTTGACTGCTGTTTAATGAAAATCTGTCATCTGCAGAGAAAATGGACTGATATAATCAGATGACAAAAAATAATCATTAATCTGTCTCATGAGGAAAGGTGTATGAGGAGAAAGTGAATACAAGTATTAGTTGAGTGAGTATTTCCAGTGTCTGGAGAATTAGACTTGTTTGTCTCCCTTGCACAGTGTGAACAGTGGGATGCAGCGCCTGTCTAAGGGGCGCTGTGGGGggacttacttggagagggggggctgtgggggtacttacttggagaggggggcGCGTGGGGGtacttacttggagaggggggcGCTGTGGGGggacttacttggagagggggaGCGCTGTGGGGggacttacttggagaggggggcGCGTGGGGGTGACTtactgggagagggggaggctgtgggggtacttacttggagagggggcGCTGTGGGGGtacttacttggagagggggggCGCGTGGGGGtacttacttggagagggggggCGCAGTGGGGGtacttacttggagaggggggcGCTGTGGGGggacttacttggagaggggaggctgtggggggacttacttggagagggggaggctgtgggggacttacttggagagggggggctgtgggggtacttacttggagaggggggctgtggggggacttacttggagaggggggcGCTGTGGGGGtacttacttggagaggggggctgtgggggacttacttggagaggggggctgtggggggacttacttggagagggggcGCTGTGGGGGtacttacttggagaggggggggctgtgggggtacttacttggagagggggggCGTGGGGGtacttacttggagaggggggctgtgggggacttacttggagagggggcGCTGTGGGGggacttacttggagagggggggctgtgggggacttacttggagaggggggcGTGTGGGGGtacttacttggagaggggggctgtgggggacttacttggagagggggcGCTGTGGGGGtacttacttggagaggggggcTGTGGGGGTACTTACTTGAGAGGGGGGGCTGTGGGGGtacttacttggagaggggggcGCGTGGGGGtacttacttggagagggggTGCTGTGGGGGtacttacttggagaggggggcGCTGTGGGGGGACCCCACGGAGAGGGGGGGCTGTGGGGGACCACTTGGAGAGGGGGCGCTGTGGGGCACCCTACTGAGAGGGGGTGGGCGCTGTGGGGggacttacttggagaggggggcgcagggggacttacttggagaggggtggggagagggggggccttacttggagaggggggcTGTGGGGGCTTACCTGGAGAGGGGGCCGTGGGGGtacttacttggagagggggggCCAGGGGGTACTTACTTGGGGGGGCTGTGGGggacttacttggagagggggaggctgtggggggacttacttggagagggggaggctgtgggggacttacttggagaggggggcACTGTGGGGggacttacttggagaggggggctgtgggggacttacttggagagggggcGCTGTGGGGGtacttacttggagaggggggcGCTGTGGGggacttacttggagaggggggcACTGTGGGGggacttacttggagagggggggggcgctgtgggggacttacttggagagggggggCACTGTGGGGggacttacttggagaggggggctgtgggggacttacttggagaggggggcGCTGTGGGGGtacttacttggagaggggggcTGTGGGTGTACTTGGAGAGGGGGGCTGTGGGGGtacttacttggagaggggggcGCTGTGGggacttacttggagaggggggcTGTGGGGGTACTTGGAGAGGGGGCGCTGTGGGggacttacttggagaggggggcTGTGGGGGCACTTACTTGGAGGGGGGCTGTGGGGGTACTTACTTGGAGGGTGGGGCGCTGTGGGGggacttacttggagagggggggCGCTGTGGGggacttacttggagaggggggggggctgtggggtacttacttggagaggggggcACTGTGGGGACCTACTTGGAGAGGGGGCGCTGTGGGggacttacttggagaggggggcGCTGTGGGggacttacttggagaggggggctgtgggggtacttacttggagagggggcGCTGTGGGGGtacttacttggagagggggcGCTGTGGGGtacttacttggagaggggggctgtggggggacttacttggagaggggggctgtggggggacttacttggagagggggggCGCTGGGGGtacttacttggagaggggggctgtgggggtattacttggagaggggggggctgtggggggacttacttggagaggggggggtggggggacttacttggagaggggggAGGCTGTGGGGGGACTTACTGGAGAGGGGGGCGCTGTGGGGGtacttacttggagagggggggctgtgggggtacttacttggagaggggggcGGTGGGGGTACTGGAGGGGGGAGGCTGTACTTACTtggagggggtgggggctgtgggggacttacttggagagggggggggagaggggggccttacttggagaggggggtgggggacttacttggagaggggggggctgtgggggtacttacttggagaggggggctgtgggggacttacttggagaggggggcGCTGTGGGGGtacttacttggagaggggggcTGTGGGGGGTATTACTGGGAGGGGGGGCTGTGGGGggacttacttggagaggggggctgtgggggacttacttggagagggggaggctgtggggggacttacttggagaggggCGCTGTGGGGGtacttacttggagaggggggcTGTGGGG
The sequence above is drawn from the Oncorhynchus masou masou isolate Uvic2021 unplaced genomic scaffold, UVic_Omas_1.1 unplaced_scaffold_11255, whole genome shotgun sequence genome and encodes:
- the LOC135529255 gene encoding uncharacterized protein LOC135529255, whose protein sequence is SPPTAPPPPPSKSPHSLPLSKSPTRPLSPSKYPPQPPSPSKYPHSAPLQVSPPTASPSPISPPQPPPPPSKYSLPPPVPPPPPSPSKYPHSPPSPSKYPHSAPLSSKSPHSLPPLQPPSPSKYPTAPPLQVSTPTAPPLQVPTVPPSPSKYPTAPPPLQVSPPQRPPSPIPPQPPSPSKSPQRPPLQVSTPTAPLSKYTHSPPLQVSTPTAPPSPISPPTVPPSPSKSPTAPPSPSKYPHSAPSPISPPTASPSPSKSPTAPPSKYPLAPPLQVSTPTAPSPGKPPQPPSPRCPTAPPLQVVPHSPPSPWGPPTAPPSPSKYPHSTPSPSKYPHAPPSPISPPQPPSPSKYPHTPPSPISTPTAPPSPSKYPHSAPSPSKSPHSPPLQVSPPQPPSPSKYPHSAPLSNKYPHCAPPLQVSTPTRPPSPSKYPHSAPSPISPPTAPPSPSKYPHAPPSPSKYPHSPPSP